In Lolium rigidum isolate FL_2022 chromosome 3, APGP_CSIRO_Lrig_0.1, whole genome shotgun sequence, the genomic window gttggtaatcggctcattccggaatcccagcagtgtctgaagaaggggcagtcccagtgcctatccacgttgtctAGCTCCTCagacctccctctggcgcgacgttcgtacccgtcgttgtggccgttgttctgacgatacctcctgtttgcatcagaccgacgatatccttCATCGTCGTTATCGTAgcggcgacgtcggtcgtactgcagttcatatttgctgaggagatgctcggataaTGGGCGTGGACACCGTATGTGTCTCGCCTCCTCCTCAGCCAGGTATCGTTTATCGTCGTCctggggccggtcacgtggaacggcctcctctttctctttgccacgagagtagctgctctctgctttgtccgcgtcatggcgaatcacgaaccctgccatattggcatcgaaagagaaccctggttctcttatggagtggctgagatcgaccGTGTTGACATCAGGCAACGGAAGCGTGTCTCCGTCgagcttgatgccgtgcgaacgggtcttcccacaggagccgacgagttcggttccgaggaccgccttgaccttGTTATGTTTCTTCTTGGGTTCGTCagccaggtcctcgtacttgaccggagtgctttccgccatctcagatgtagatggcgatgtggtggatgcggtggatgttgaagattgtcccaccgggcgtgccagaatgtgttgacgtcagaaacccaccggcgggcagtgactggtcaacaccgtagagccgggaacaactagggctgcggctggccctggtccctcggagcgacggcccgcaaagcctccccggtcgcgcgccgatgcaaattgcaagggcgtgccacctgacctatacctggtcgggaaggtgtggatgatgcctcgcttagtttcctgcaggggcacacacgtacacgttaaatacgagcctcgatcggctctcgagttatcccgtgaatcggctcatggagccgatccacccatgattcgtccaaggtggccgaatatatggtggtcctgcttgatcaagataaagcatatgagatccacgacgatttagggttctcaccgcataatcggatcatcctactcacgattgggcctcgcgctcgcgcacggtgatcgtaagccgatcctagacaaggcctaaaaaccaacacgaggttgatcctcggaacatcctgtctcggggccagcaaactacaccctacgcgcgtcggatcctccaaccctttgtaaggcctaactattgcagatgttaaactaatccttgatgaatcaaggagcaaccgtaacggatcagatctactaaataacgatcaagcggggtgccgcccgcacccatgatgaggtacgaggacggctagatgtgcaagggttgcactacgacagcatatgatactaagaacaatgctaaccctaacacatctatgataactacgttgctcgccatcaaaaaggcttcagcacgagcaacgcatgaacaacgtgggcaggctcgtgctgcctagatcgtaagatgcgatctaggcagcatggtgcttaccggagaaaccctttgagacgaaggggttggcgatgcgccgagattggtttgtgttgaacgttggttgtttattccataaaccctagatacatatttatagtccaggggactttctaatgtgggagtgcaccaaaccgtgcacgagataaaatctaacttctacgtagcctactatattaagatacacgggctaactagcccaaactctgcgtataaaggccgattcacctatTTCTTGATGTAcacatcttcaagtccatcttgatcgcggcccacctctagcttggtcaaattctggtgataacaaatcctgctgatatgataagTACTCGTGATAATcctgcccgtggttttttccccttctgtgttggaaggaggtttccacgttaaatcccgtgtctccgctgcgttttcttttgtcattcttcgttatttgcttgtcgcttttataacacaaCAAATGACTTATGTTTTCTTCTTGTTCGTGGTGATGGTCCTTTACGTTGCTCTTCTCTAGCGACTCAGTGATGGTTCAACACAACAGAGGTCAGCAGCCACGACTAGCAAAAGGGTCAACTTCGGTGTTCATGTTCTTTTGTTACCCCTTTAGATTATTTGTCTTTGTTTATGTTTTCAGGGAAGCTATCTATGTATGTACTAAATGATGTAGTGTACTCGTCTTTGTAGGCTCTCTTTACATCTCAATATAGGCACATACATCTTGACAAGTACATTGAAACTCCATCAGATTTCAAATATTTGCATTTTGGTCAAAAGTATATGTAAATTTGAGAAAAAACAAGTGTGGGCTAAGCTCAAAGGTGGCCAACCGGTCGGCCAGGCACAACATGACCCGTTTATAAGTGGGACTTGTCGTACTGGCACGTGGGCCTCACCTCCAGTGGCGGAGCTTTGTTGAAGCAAAATCGTGCCACTGCCCGCCTTGCCTAATTGCAAATTTTCTGATATAGATGATTATCTAGTAGTCCCAATGCTTTTTGCCGTTTTCTTCTCAAAGAAATACTCTTGCCCGCCCTAAGTTTTCTATGAAACTCCACTACTGCTCACCTCACAACCCAAGCACACCACACTTGGTTAACGGGCTTGCTCATTTAGGGGTTTAGGCCTTTTGAATTGTTCGGGGgactttttttttgccttttaGGCCAATTTTCCAAGAAAATCAGAAAAAGTAATTAAAAAGACAAACGGGCCGTCCCGCGGCCTGTTTACTTGCGTGCCTGGCCAGGCTCATGACGGGCCGAGCACGGGTTCTTCCATGCCGGCCCGCACAATTCGGCCCGTTTGGTCACCTTTGGCTAAGCTAGGTAGCGGCGTCCgctcaaaaaaaaagaaacgaacaaaaaaaaaaagggaagTAAGGACTAGGGAGCGGCGAAGCAAGACGAAGTGCCTCCCCGCCTGAATCCCAATCCAGATCCCTCTCcgctccatcttcttcctcctcacctACCCGTCCCAGCTGGTAAAACCCTCAGCCGCAGCCGGAACCGGCGAGCCGGAcaaagccggcggcggcggcgatgcagGCGCCGGAgtcccccacctcctcctccgccccggtCCTCCTCAACATCGGTCGGTCCCTTCCCCGCTCCCGCCGTCTGCCCCCTCCGCCCGCGCGGGCTCGAATCCGAGGCTTATTTACTTCGCTGTTGGCTATGGCGCAGGGGGGAGGAAGTACGCCACCACCGTCGAGACGCTCACGCAGCGGGAGCCCGACTCCATGCTCGCCGCCATGTTCAGCGGCAGGCACACCCTCCCGCGCCACCCCACCACGGTACCAACCCTGCACGGTGCTCTGTCTGTCTCCGTTGCCGCTGTAGCCTCAGTCCTCAGAGGATGATTGCTGGGTGCAGGGGGCGGTGTTCGTGGACAGGGACGGGAAGCATTTCAGGCACGTCCTCAACTGGCTACGGGACGGCTCCATCCCCGCGCTCTCCGACTCAGACTACCAGCAGCTCCTCAAAGAGGCGGAGTACTACCAGCTGCTCGTAATCAATTCACAAACCCCCAACTGTAGCTTCGGTTCATTGTGTTCCACCTTCAAATAAGCCGTTGTCACCTACAGGATGGTGGTTTGTTTTGTAGGGTTTGGACGATTACATAAACGAGAAATTGGCTAGCAAAAAGGCTGACAGTTCGGCGGATGCGGAGTTGACACGGAAGGATGTGATCAAGTGCATCCAGGCCCAGAAAATCAGATTCCGTGGCCTCAATCTATCTGGCCTTGATCTATCTAAGCTTGTAAGGTTTCAGAAAGACCTCACTGCCTTTTGTTCCCTGTTGACGTTACTGATTACACAACTGCAATTTCTCTACTTAATATGCTTATCTTTGCGTACATAAGAAACCCCGTATAGGTATTTTCCCTTTTGCTTTTTCAGATTACTACTTGCACTATTGTAATTGCATTGTTGGTACCCTGCAGGACTTATCAGAGGTGGACTTCAGCTATGCATGCATTGAGAGGACCAATTTTTCATGTGCTAATCTTCACAAAGCAAAGTTTAAGGTAATGTCACATTACCACGCACACCAAGATACTGCACTGTCAGTTTATCTTCTTTTGATGCAGCAGTAGCCCTTCTAAATCTGTTTAAGCGTTCCAACACAGTTTATGGCCAGCTAAACGGAAGTAAATTCTTCTGTGGAATATGAAATAATGTGTCAGTAACACTTTACCATGTATGTTCTTTGCAGCTAGTGGAAGCTGCACGTTCTTTGTTTGAACAGGCGAATTTACACGAGTAAGATACATTGTTGAGCTTCTTGTGGTCTTGTAGTAGTATCCAAGATTATATTTATTAAAGAAAGAAGTATACATGGTAACCTTATCTCTGTCCAAAGCCTTGCCAATGCAAGGCCCTTAAGCATGAGATAATTTCAGCAATCCTATTTAAATTAGACATATCTAAGGCATTTGATTCGGTTCATTGGGACAACATACGTAGATTTTGTGATTTAGAGGTTTTGCCTACTCGTGGCTCACATGGACCGCGACAATTCGTGACCCCAGAGTGTGCTAGCCATGGGAAGTGAGCACATACGCGACCTAAGGTAGGGGATTCCCTCTCTCACTGCTCTTCCTTATGGTCATGAACTACTTGGCAGCTATTATAAACTAAGTTCGTGATGATGGCATACTCAACCCTCTAGGAGCCCATCGCATGAACTTCCGCACATCAATACatgttgatgatcacatgatcttcCTCAAACTCCACATTGAAGACACTGAAGCCACTACCAGGATACTAAAGTTCATAGTTGCTTGAGGCCTTTCTTGAACATCATGGCCAAGAGGTTGCAGCACAAATTTGAGAAAAAAAAGTGTGGGCTAATTAAGCTGAAAGGTGTCCAATCGGTCGGCCAGGCACAACATGACCCGTTTATaagtgggacttgccgtactagcACGTGGGCCTCACCTCCAGTGGCGGAGCTTTGTTGAAGCAAAACCATGCCACTGTCCGCCCTGCCTAATTGGAATTTTTCTTGTATAGATGATTATCTAGTAGGCCCAATGCTTTTTACCGTTTTCTTCTCAAAGAAATACTCTTGCCCACCCTATGTTTTCTATGAAGCTCCGCTACGGCAAACCCTATACACtgaccaggtcggcgcgtaccgcgcgccgcaaaccccgcgcgcggtacgggccggcccagttgggtgcgggctgcctcctttttcgatttttcttttcttttttgtttcttattttctgttctttttttcttgttttcttttttctgttttctgttttcgtttttctttcgttttttctgtttcctttttttacttttatttttcagattcgaaaaatagaactattttaaaaaattaaattaaaaaaatgttcaaatacaaaaaaacgTTCAAACTCTGAAAacagttcaaatttaaaaatcgttcaaacatgaaaattgttcaaacatgaaaattgttcaaatttaaaaaccgttcaaatttaaaaatcgttcaaacttaaaaattgttcaaacatgaaaaatgttcaaattttaaaaccgttcaaattaaaaaaccgttcaaacgagaaaaatgttcaaattttgtaaaatattatttttttttggaaaatattcaaaatataaaatcgttcaaaattttaaaactgttgaatttaaaaatgttcatattttgaaaaaaatcttgaaaaataatttcataaaaaatgttagattttgaaaaagaaaaatattaataacagaaaaaaacagaagaaagagaagaagaaaaaacgaaaaaaaaacgtacctgagctaatgggccgcggcccaaactacccgacctggtcagtgggggtgtgcggcaccccgcacgcgccgaccaggtcggcgtatagCAGTTCCCCTCCGCTACTGCCTACTCACCTCACAACCCAAGCACACCACACTTAGTTAACGGGCTTGCTCATTTAGGGGTTTAGGCCTTTTGAGTTGTCTCGTggacttttttttttgcctttaggctgattttcaagaaaagaaataaaaaagataaACCGGCCGGCCCGCGGCCTGTTTACTTGCGTTCCGGGCCAGGCTCATGACGGGCCGAGCACGGATGCTTccatgccggcccgcaaaattcgGTCCGTCTGGTTACCTTTGGCTAAGCCAGGTAGCGGCGTCtgctaaaaaaaaaagagaactaGGGACTAGGGAGCGGCGAAGCAAGACGAAGTGCGTCCCCGCCTGAATCCCAATCCAGATCCCTCtccgctcatcttcttcctcctcacctACCCGTCCCAGCTGGTAAAACCCCCAGCCGCATCCGGAACCGGCGACCCGGACATAGccagccgcggcggcggcgatgcagGCGCCGGAgtcccccacctcctcctccgccccggtCCTCCTCAACATCGGTCGGTCCCTTCCCCGCTCCCGCCGTCTGCCCCCTCCGCCCGCGCGGGCTCGAATCCGAGGCTTATTTACTTCGCTGTTGGCTATGGCGCAGGGGGGAGGAAGTACGCCACCACCGTCGAGACGCTCACGCAGCGGGAGCCCGACTCCATGCTCGCCGCCATGTTCAGCGGCAGGCACACCCTCCCGCGCCACCCCACCACGGTACCTACCATCCCTGCTCGTTGCTCTGTCTCTCTTCGCCGTTGCCTCTGTAGACTCTCGCCCTCTCAGAGGATTAACGGTGGGTGCAGGGGGCGGTGTTCGTGGACAGGGACGGGAAGCATTTCAGGCACGTCCTCAACTGGCTACGGGACGGCTCCATCCCCGCGCTCTCCGACTCCGACTACCAGCAGCTCCTCAAAGAGGCCGAGTACTACCAGCTGCTCGTAATCCATTTACAAACCCCTCAATTCTAGCTTCGATTCGTTGGGTTCCAACTTCAAATCAGTAGTCGTCACCTACAGGCTCTGTTTTGTAGGGTTTGGATGATTACATAAACGAGAAGTTGGCTACCAAAAAGGCTGACAATTCGGCGGATGCCGAGTTGACACGCAAGGATGTGATCAAGTGCATCCAGGCCCAGAAAATCAGATTCCGTGGCCTCAATCTATCTGGCCTTGATCTATCTAAGCTTGTAAGAAAGACCTCACTGCTTGTTGTTCCCTGTTGACATTACTGATTATTACAGCTGCAACTGCTCTACTTACTAAGCTCTTACCTTTGCGTACATAAGAAGACCGACTGTTTTGCCCTTCAGTTTACTACTTGCAGTACTATTAATGAATTGTTTGATACACTGCAGGACTTGTCAGAGGTGGACTTCAGCTATGCATGCATTGAGAGGACCAATTTTTCATGTGCTAATCTTCACAAAGCAAAGTTTAAGGTATTATCACAGGATTCTGCATTGTCAGTTTATCTTCTTTTGATGCAGCAGTAGCCCTTCTAAATCTGTTTAGGCGTTACAACACTGTTTAACCAGCTAAACGGAAGTAAATTCTTCCATGGAATATGAAATAATGTATCAGTAACACTCTGCCATGTATGTTCTTTGCAGCTAGTGGAAGCTGCACGTTCTTTGTTTGAACAGGCAAACTTGCATGAGTAAGATACACCATTGAGCTTCTTGTGTTCTTGTAATAGTATCTAAGATTATATTTTCTTTCCTCTACTCTTTTGTATGGGTGCCTAGGTTAACTATCCATTTCAACATTTTTAGAACAATTTAGTTTGTAAATGCTGCTTCTAAGCGATCATATTTGGATAATAACAGGTGCGAGTTCACTGGAGCAAATCTTCAAGAAGCTGTCCTAGATAGAGCAAACGTTCAAAGTGCAAACCTTCAAGGTATACAATCCTTTGCCTTCCTATTTTAAGTTGATCACAGCTTATTTGTATTCCTATTTATGTTATACACTCATGGGTATCGCTAAAGAAATCTCAGGCTTTTCATGTTTCAACATTTTCTTGCCTTCAATAACCACTGTATCACTAGAATAATATTTGTCAACTGTACTATGTTTAGCTATCATTTGTCCTCTTTCCCCTTTGTTGTCTGCAAGGAGATCTAATCATATACTTGAAATGATTCGTACAAGTAGCTATGATTCTTAAAACTAAGTACAAATTGATTGAGTTATCAGGCTGATTTTGCAGATGCATGCTTAACGGGATGTAGCTGCATTGAAACAGATCTCCGCTCCTCCCATTTACAGGTTAAAAGTTGTTGTGATCAGTCTATTTCGTCATAAACATACCGTATTTCCTGCTGAAAGTCTCTGCTGACATATTAAGTTTTTGTTCACTATACCAAAAAAATCATAATGAGTAGCCAAAGCATGAAATGTTAGTTTTGCTACCAGTGGCACTAAAAGTGTCTACTTTCCACCCCTGGCCTGTGTAGCATCCAGAATATGTAAGCAGAATCTAGCACAGGCCCAAAGTATTAACTGCATATAGCACACATCACACAGCGCACATGTCTATCTATTTGTCCTCATTTGTCCATGTCGTTCTTCCTTGGATAATATCATGCACAGAAGCTTCCTATAGACTGTTTAGTAATTTTAAAACCATCAATGTTTGGGTGCTGATTATTTATTTCATGTGTGTCTCATATCCAGTCCTTGCCCAAAGTATTAACTGCATTTGGGACGCAGGTCTATCCATCTTTCCACTTAGGTCCATGTTGTTCTTCCCTAGAGAGTCACACATAGAAGCTTCGTATAAAGTTGTTTTTGTTCATTGAAATATTTTGATGTTTGGATATTAATCATTCATTTCCTGTTTATCTTATTTTCAATTCCAATGATTTATTCAGAGTGCTAATCTTACGGGTTCCGATTTGAGTGGAGCTAATCTTGAAGGGGCCAATCTCAAGGTAAAATAACACTGATAGAAGTAATATTTATAAGAAAACCTCATGCTACAGTCTGTTGATTATCTGGTTCATATTCATACTTAGTATGGTATAAGATACTGTTGTCTAACTATTTGAGGGACTGTGCTGTAAACTTAATAGGGAAAATCTGTAGCAAATCTTACACTTTTTATATAGTATGTGCATGTTCATTGCAAACCTTAAATTTTAGCCTAATGAATTTTAAGTCTTCCTTTACTCCCAACTTTGGAAATAAAAAGTTTGAAGCTTTCACTTAAGACAAATATGCTATGTtactaagtactccctccgtcccataatataagatgttcttAGAAACATAGTGGTTGTAATATCATCTTATattgtgggacggagggagtatgtcggAAAGAGGTATGCTATCACCTGTGTCATAACATAGCCATACATACGTTTGTTTATCAGGGTCGCCTTATTTCTGTGTAAGCATCTGACACTTGTAAAAGTTAAATGTACTGTCCCTCTTTAAGCTATGATTACGTGAAGTACCCATTATCCCACTTTGTTCGAAATCATGACTGTCCGATATGTTTTGTAAATGTAAGCCATGTGGTTTACTTATTTGGTTCGCTGAAGCTTGCATAGATGAAAGGACATCAGCGACATCAACTCCTTTTCCTCACCATATCATTCCAAACGCTATGCTAAGCTAGTTTGATTTGCAGGGGGCTAAGTTGCCCGGTGCAAACTTGCAAGGCGCAAATCTTCAGCGAGCCTACTTGAGAGAAGTTGATCTGCGTGAAACTGTATGTTGTCCTGTTTGCTATTAACTGTTTTACCTGAATAGGGAATATTTCACTTCGCACAGGATTTGAAttatttactttacttgttttgcGAATACAAAGCAATACATTCCCTATATAGAATTATAAAGCCTGAAGTATCTCACATATTTCTGTGCAAGTCTTGCTGTTGATGTCATGACACCACACACACTCACCCCAAAAAGAGCCTCTGTCTCTTAAACTCTGTCTGCTTTGGTAACAGGATTTAACTGGTGCTAAGCTTGGAGGAGCAAATCTGCTTGGGGCTATCAGATAACACAAGAGAGGCTCATGCCATGTACACTTTACAAATTGAACTCACGCCTGGAATGTGCTTGCAGCTGTTAGTGATTTCAGCGGGGAAGAGCAGTACATCAGAAAAATATCAAaggactcaagtgttatcgagtgtTCCAATGGTTGTGCAGGCGTGCGGTGTGCCCAAAAACATACAAGCTGGGGTAAATAGTTTGTTGCTGTGGGTTATGATATACGTCTCACAGTTGATTGTTGTACATTTAGTTGCCGCGTCGAACTCCTGTAGCTGAAATTCGGCGAGCTTGTAGCTAGTTACACATCAACGCAAAATCACCATTGCGAAGGTTTTCAAAACGTGTGAAGTTCCTGCGTGTATCGGGGTGCCGTTGTGGGTAAACATATGTGAACTGTTGTCGGATGGTGTATGTTGTTTCTGGGTGGAGAGCGGAGACAAAATACTGGTGATACTTTTACCATCGTATATGCTCTTCCTGTCATTTACTCGCCAATCAGATCATTCTTGCATTCTTGGCGATGAGAGTTAGAAAAATCAATATAATGGTGGCATATCTGCGGGCAGTCTCAACTTACGTATCCCTTATGCTATACCTTCCAGACAATACAAGCCGGCAGCACCAAAGGATAGCGGCATCCGATATATTGTTGCCTCGGCGGGGAGCAGTATCTGCACCATCTTGCGCCGATCCTTTGCACAACCCTACGCCGTCCACCTCTCCCTTGCCACCGCGGCGACCTTCATGAACTTCTTTCGACGTTCTTGGCTGTTGCGGTGTTGCCTAACAATCATGGAATATACATTCGACACACCAGAATTTGAGGACCGGAAAGAACCCCACGACGTACGGCTCCTAGGAGCTGCAAGGGCACAAGAAGCCACATGTAGATTTTCACCGAATAATACTGGAATTTGTTAcgttttcaaaaatgagaaaaaaattgAACCCAATTTTTTTTATAAGTTTGTACATTAGTTTTAGAACCTATCCCGTGTTGATGTGCTCTTTACAGCTCCGCCGAGAGAATGAACTGATTTCCTTATTCCAGGTTTCAGGCAGGTATATTTGCATACGGTAGTACAGGAGGTAGTGAACTCCAGATGAAGCAAAGAATACCAGCTGTGTGCAGCATGAATATATTCTCACGCACGCGCATACATTCCAGCTCCATCAAAAGCAGCAAAAAGAAAATTTAGTTTAAGGCATCGATCGATGGAAAGGAAGGAACGAAATATTTACCACCAGCAGCACGTATAGCATCACAGGTTAGCCGGCCGGCGGTGCAGTGGAGGAGCGCATATAGAGATCCATCGAGCTCGGGGACCTACACGGCTAGCCAGCTAGCTCAGGCGCTCGCGTGCAATGGCGCTCAACTACATGGGCGCCGCGGCCATCAACGCGGTGGCCGCCctgctgtccatcccggtgatcgcgGCCGGCATCTGGCTCTCCACGCAGGCCGACAACGCGTGCGTCCAGATCCTCCAGTGGCCGCTCATCGGCCTCGGCGTCGCCGTCCTGGCCGTCGGGCTCGCGGGCTTCATCGGCGCGTTCTGGCGCCTCCCCTGGCTCCTCCTCGCCTACCTCGtcttcatgctcctcctcatcgccgcGCTCGCCTGCCTcgccgtcttcgtcttcgtcgccACCACTGGCTCCTCTGGCCACCCCGTGCCCGGCCGGGCCTTCCTCGAGTACGACCTCGACGACTACTCCGGCTGGCTTCGCCGCCGCGTCGACGCGCCGGGGAGGTGGGACGAGATCAAGACGTGTCTGGCCACCACCGCGCCCGTGTGCTCGGACCTCAACCAGACGTACACCGCGCCGCAGGCCTTCTTCGCCACGTGGCTCACCCCGATGCAGTCCGGGTGCTGCAAGCCGCCGACGAGGTGCGGCTACACCTTTGTCAGCGCGACCAACTGGATCAGCCCCATCGACGGTGGAGTCGACCCCGACTGCGCCGCATGGAGCAACGACCAGGACCGGCTCTGCTACTCCTGTGACTCCTGCAAGGCCGGCCTGCTCCAGAACCTCCGCCGGGAGTGGCGCCGCGCCgacgtcgtcctcatcgtcgccacAGCGGCGCTACTCGTGGTCTACGCCATGGGCTGCTACGCGTTCCGCGCCGCCAGGACCGACGAGCTCTTCCGCCGCTACAGACAGGGCTACACGTAGTTAATTAGACAGTGATACAAGTACTTAaaccatttactttatttatttgacAAGTTTTTAGCCATGGTCGTTGTACAGTTCCACAAAACTGTGCATGCGTATATTTGTTCTTTTCACTCAAAGAGAAATTTCAAGATATTATTCACTATGCATTCGTATTTGTGTTCTTTTCGGTCAAACGAGAAATTTCAAGATAAAATTTCGTGTTCTTGTCTATTTTGTGGCCTCCGGAGATTTTGCTACATGGATGTTTATCTAACCAGGCTACTCCCTTTAATAATAAAGATATTAGAGAAAAATAACTTAAAGATTATAGATTATTTGCACGAAGCACATGCCAAAGTAGAGCAAACAACAACTAACAAGAGAAGCCTACAGTTTTTCTCCAGCACTCAAAAAAGGATAAAATTAAAACCATAACAGACAGCCACAACACATGTAAAGAACACATATCGTTGTTGTCACAAAAGGAAAATTTAGGAAAACCCAATCACTTTACTTTCTCATATTGTCTCTAGTTAGGATAACATCTTAAAACAGCTACCATAAGAAAGATTTATTTTCAAAGGAATTTTAGCTTCCAAATTCCGTATTATGAGCAAAAAAAATGTTATTTTCTAGCAGACATAttgtgtagaattttttgttagaattaagagatcaaATCAAACCATTTGAAACCTAGGACTTGGGAACTTGCAGAGCAAGATTATTAAAAAATAATCACATTGATCCCAGAGGCAAAGAAGCAATGGATACTGAAGttcacatttttttttgaaattttaaatatATATAACCCagccagcaagccgcctcattaaaaaccttccagtccccttaggtaccctggtgaggaaaagagtgcgtctggaactTGCTAGCCCAAAATCGAAGTAGCGTTACATCATTCAGAATGGAGGATAAAAGAAaactagggggttcatcgacccaattacaagaaGATTTACTGGAAAAGCCATAACTAGCTAGCTCATGGGCGACCCAGTTAGCTTCTCTAGGGCAATGCTTGAAAGAAACCTGACCGATGAGAGTAACCAAGTCCACACAGTCCATAAAAATTGCAGAAGATTCATCAAACCAAGTCATCTCCCAAGTACACGCTTCAACAATCTCCGTCAAATCTGACTCCGCAACAATGTTAGAGCATCCCATTCTGTTAGCCAGATCAAGTCTCTCCTTCATTGCCCTCGCTTTAGCTGCCCTTGCCGAGGAAACATGAGGTAGAAAGTAAGAGAGTGCCGCTATAAACTTTTCAGAAAAATCTCTTAAGATCGCTCCAACCAAGCCA contains:
- the LOC124695736 gene encoding FH protein interacting protein FIP2-like isoform X1, producing MQAPESPTSSSAPVLLNIGGRKYATTVETLTQREPDSMLAAMFSGRHTLPRHPTTGAVFVDRDGKHFRHVLNWLRDGSIPALSDSDYQQLLKEAEYYQLLGLDDYINEKLASKKADSSADAELTRKDVIKCIQAQKIRFRGLNLSGLDLSKLDLSEVDFSYACIERTNFSCANLHKAKFKLVEAARSLFEQANLHECEFTGANLQEAVLDRANVQSANLQDACLTGCSCIETDLRSSHLQSANLTGSDLSGANLEGANLKGAKLPGANLQGANLQRAYLREVDLRETDLTGAKLGGANLLGAIR
- the LOC124695736 gene encoding FH protein interacting protein FIP2-like isoform X2, whose protein sequence is MQAPESPTSSSAPVLLNIGGRKYATTVETLTQREPDSMLAAMFSGRHTLPRHPTTGAVFVDRDGKHFRHVLNWLRDGSIPALSDSDYQQLLKEAEYYQLLGLDDYINEKLATKKADNSADAELTRKDVIKCIQAQKIRFRGLNLSGLDLSKLDLSEVDFSYACIERTNFSCANLHKAKFKLVEAARSLFEQANLHECEFTGANLQEAVLDRANVQSANLQDACLTGCSCIETDLRSSHLQSANLTGSDLSGANLEGANLKGAKLPGANLQGANLQRAYLREVDLRETDLTGAKLGGANLLGAIR
- the LOC124694707 gene encoding protein TORNADO 2-like, which produces MALNYMGAAAINAVAALLSIPVIAAGIWLSTQADNACVQILQWPLIGLGVAVLAVGLAGFIGAFWRLPWLLLAYLVFMLLLIAALACLAVFVFVATTGSSGHPVPGRAFLEYDLDDYSGWLRRRVDAPGRWDEIKTCLATTAPVCSDLNQTYTAPQAFFATWLTPMQSGCCKPPTRCGYTFVSATNWISPIDGGVDPDCAAWSNDQDRLCYSCDSCKAGLLQNLRREWRRADVVLIVATAALLVVYAMGCYAFRAARTDELFRRYRQGYT